The following proteins come from a genomic window of Theileria equi strain WA chromosome 2 map unlocalized gcontig_1105316255037, whole genome shotgun sequence:
- a CDS encoding hypothetical protein (encoded by transcript BEWA_037710A): protein MASTAFLLKDDPSQAADLYSLLYALEYLERGYIGGYSPSDEYETECKSLLSLCKVLNEATPDIFVSFSKEFSFHCPLALNRIKVGQPATLERPKDQKENNQKLMIFELSEHFITLIDALKLGSIAVDELYPLLHSLILSISSIESSHEKNSNEAFTLKSVDKLQKWDKRLEGMGAHEELSSNDARQLSMDTEAAYTFFKTFLRQQQ, encoded by the exons ATGGCTAGTACAGCATTTTTGCTGAAGGACGATCCTTCGCAGGCTGCGGATTTATATTCGCTATTATACGCTCTGGAATATCTGGAAAGAGGATATATCGGTGGATATTCGCCGTCCGATGAATATGAAACAGAATGCAAATCACTGCTATCATTGTGTAAGGTCCTAAATGAAGCTACACCGGATATCTTCGTTTCGTTTTCCAAG GAATTCAGCTTCCATTGCCCCTTGGCACTTAATCGAATAAAGGTTGGCCAGCCAGCTACTTTAGAACGACCTAAAGATCAAAAGGAGAATAATCAG AAGCTAATGATATTCGAACTTAGTGAGCATTTTATAACTCTGATCGACGCACTCAAACTTGGAAGTATAGCTGTGGATGAG CTCTACCCACTTTTACACAGTCTTATTTTGTCTATAAGTTCCATAGAATCTTCACACGAGAAGAATTCCAACGAGGCGTTTACCCTAAAGTCGGTGGACAAACTCCAGAAGTGGGATAAAAGGCTAGAAGGTATGGGTGCCCATGAAGAACTGAGTTCTAACGATGCTAGACAACTTAGCATGGATACAGAAGCTGcatatacatttttcaaaacatTCCTGAGGCAGCAACAATAG
- a CDS encoding phosphotyrosyl phosphatase activator, putative (encoded by transcript BEWA_037680A) yields the protein MNYSDAVVGTPSKPNVDVITFIKLLNESVQGLKVSDVDVNSVTSLDERNVISDLYSMLEEISKLTDKHDPDRYKDCRFGNRAFGLWLDEVTLMCDDLFNKYRINSLINSDNNCLETLKNHFLHSFGNNKRIDYGTGHELEFVCFLKGLYNLNVFKGSDLKALVLIVVNRYFELVRVLLDRYTLEPAGSKGAWGIDDYQFLPFIFGSSQLMLCSEIPPSMSVDLAFVKQHRDNYMFMRAMEYKITVLKNVPLEIGSPMIHNIITSCTWNKINHGLLQLYINDVERLNSKNIVNTQCN from the exons ATGAATTATTCGGATGCTGTCGTTGGCACACCTTCCAAGCCTAATGTAGACGTAATAACATTCATAAAACTACTGAATGAGTCTGTACAAGGGCTAAAAGTATCGGACGTAGACGTGAATTCAGTAACATCGCTTGACGAAAGAAATGTAATCTCAGATCTCTATTCCATGCTTGAAGAAATCAGCAAACTAACTGACAAACATGATCCTGATCGGTATAAAGATTGTAGATTTGGAAACAGGGCATTCGGCCTATGGCTAGATGAAGTCACTTTG ATGTGCGACGATCTATTCAACAAATATCGCATAAACAGCCTAATTAACTCAGACAATAACTGCCTTGAAACCCTAAAGAATCACTTTCTTCATTCGTTCGGCAATAACAAGAGGATAGATTATGGAACTG GACACGAACTAGAATTTGTCTGTTTCTTAAAAGGCTTGTACAACTTAAATGTGTTTAAAGGCAGTGATTTGAAGGCACTTGTGTTAATCGTAGTAAACAG ATACTTTGAACTTGTGAGAGTTTTGCTGGACCGCTACACATTAGAACCAGCTGGTAGCAAGGGCGCCTGGGGAATCGATGACTATCAgttccttccattcattttcGGATCTTCCCAGCTCATGCTATGCAGCGAAATTCCACCGTCAATG AGTGTTGATTTGGCGTTTGTAAAGCAACATAGGGACAATTACATGTTTATGAGGGCTATGGAATACAAAATTACG GTTCTAAAAAATGTGCCACTGGAAATTGGATCACCAATGATACATAATATAATAACTTCATGTACGTGGAACAAGATTAACCATGGTCTGCTTCAATTGTACATTAACGACGTAGAACGACTGAATAGTAAGAATATCGTGAACACACAATGCAATTAA
- a CDS encoding pepsinogen, putative (encoded by transcript BEWA_037700A) yields MHPLLCVKVTLAHLLLLSAPRSAKCTKSSANPSALPKCSTVTKDKVEPCIYDGPTNKRLIPLTAIFSTDKEDVNDLHNENWSKAHDGNIHYMYRGQGLSGSLGVNDLTSQIPHHSSYCYTYEEYNEHGSGTKTAKFVAGDTHLETVTSHVEKKCIPIPYLKHIQYVMRIGVGTPPQYVNPLIDTGSTNTWIVSSNCNSETCTNVHKFNEGSSTFVPIDSQENAEIKIKFGTGVIVGKPASDNFEIQGDIVKNQVFGLVEQEIPDRTDHNVFKMIKFEGIVGLGFPDMAWNSSLPLYDNYSKTIGANLIFSLYFSNDKKYSALLIGGVDNRFYKEEIKMLPLIREYYWEVQLSELWIGNNKLCCSTNSYVIFDSGTSFNTLPHDEFSKFKTFVPYKNCNGDLDSVLSEYPVIKYVFTGGISVEIRPEQYLFIAKGICKPAYMQINVPSAYGNAYILGTNAFMKHFYTIQTKNI; encoded by the exons ATGCATCCATTATTGTGTGTCAAGGTCACTCTTGCTCATTTACTCCTACTATCTGCCCCAAGGAGCGCCAAGTGTACCAAAAGCAGCGCAAATCCTTCAGCACTTCCCAAATGCAGCACAGTAACTAAAGACAAGGTTGAACCCTGTATATATGATGGTCCTACGAACAAG AGATTGATCCCCCTGACTGCCATTTTTTCGACTGACAAAGAAGACGTCAATGACTTACATAATGAGAATTGGAGCAAAGCACACGATGGCAACATTCATTATATGTATCGTGGTCAGGGTTTGTCTGGATCACTTGGAGTAAATGACCTAACATCGCAAATTCCACATCATTCCAGCTATTGCTATACATACGAAGAATACAATGAACATGGAAGTGGAACAAAGACCGCAAAATTTGTAGCTGGAGACACACATCTAGAAACCGTAACATCGCATGTTGAAAAAAAGTGTATTCCGATACCATACCTGAAACACATTCAGTACGTTATGCGAATAGGGGTTGGAACTCCACCTCAGTATGTTAATCCCCTAATCGATACGGGTAGCACGAATACATGGATTGTGAGTTCTAATTGCAATTCTGAGACTTGTACAAATGTTCACAAATTTAACGAAGGTTCTTCCACTTTTGTCCCAATAGATTCCCAGGAAAACGCTGagataaagataaaatttggaaCTGGGGTGATAGTTGGGAAACCAGCTTCAGATAACTTTGAAATTCAAGGTGATATTGTGAAGAATCAAGTATTCGGTCTAGTTGAACAAGAGATACCAGATAGAACTGATCACAACGTATTCAAG atgataaaatttgAAGGTATTGTGGGTTTAGGGTTTCCTGACATGGCTTGGAATAGCTCCTTACCCTTGTATGATAACTATTCAAAGACAATTGGTGCTAATCttatattttcattgtACTTTTCAAATGATAAGAAG TATTCAGCATTGCTGATTGGTGGTGTGGACAACCGCTTttataaagaagaaataaaGATGCTACCGTTAATAAGGGAATATTATTGGGAGGTACAATTATCGGAACTGTGGATTGGTAATAATAAATTATGTTGTAGTACAAATTCTTATGTGATTTTTGACTCCGGAACTAGCTTTAATACACTACCACACGATGAATTTTCAAAGTTCAAAACGTTCGTCCCTTACAAAAATTGTAATGGTGATTTGGATTCCGTTTTATCAGAGTACCCAGTTATAAAGTATGTCTTCACTGGAGGAATATCTGTCGAAATTCGGCCAGAACAGTATCTATTTATTGCTAAAGGTATCTGCAAACCGGCATACATGCAGATAAATGTTCCATCGGCTTATGGAAATGCCTATATTCTTGGAACGAATGCATTCATGAAGCATTTTTATACG ATACAAACCAAGAATATATAG
- a CDS encoding hypothetical protein (encoded by transcript BEWA_037720A), protein MYAHITNISNSGILNSGKFKDDIDYNGIHPIHEKFNHLLPTYIGQPPVQTAYPNTSDVNQSPPIVNGQPTPMANTSTSPPPYSGDGLKQDPSQAVVPQQPVPGNNETKVPEVTQTEEKVGENKDSIACTRFWFIFSYCNSNTQVTPETAKSESNGNVTPVISQNCNPYGTGNVSLSDFKETNDNGWIVVNENNTPKITRNRQVASSIPSTLQLKNTLCNAFEVRATIKLSENSSGGIMIRGSDKNMTLVELNITTKTVSLKLLNDTSQELIAEQVYDRMNSQFIHYISIKDTGYKGGITVEIDDNKVINQDGQISTTSGTIGVFVSSGNATFGDLSVSPITT, encoded by the exons ATGTACGCACACATCACAAATATTAGCAATTCAGGCATTTTAAATAGTGgtaaatttaaagatgatataGATTATAATGGAATCCATCCCATTCATGAAAAATTTAACCATCTTCTACCTACATACATCGGCCAACCACCTGTACAAACCGCATATCCAAATACTTCGGATGTAAATCAATCTCCACCAATTGTAAATGGACAACCTACACCTATGGCAAATACATCTACTTCACCACCTCCATATTCAGGTGATGGCTTGAAACAGGATCCTTCACAGGCAGTTGTGCCACAACAGCCTGTACCTGGTAACAATGAAACAAAGGTACCAGAAGTGACTCAAACAGAAGAAAAAGTAGGAGAAAATAAAGACAGTATAGCATGTACCCGTTT CTGGTTTATCTTCTCTTATTGCAATTCCAACACACAAGTTACACCAGAAACTGCCAAAAGTGAAAGTAATGGAAACGTAACACCGGtaatatcgcaaaattGCAATCCGTATGGTACCGGAAATGTCTCTTTGAG TGATTTCAAAGAAACAAACGATAATGGTTGGATCGTTGTAAACGAAAACAACACCCCCAAGATTACACGCAACAGACAGGTTGCGTCGAGCATTCCATCTACACTTCAGCTTAAAAATACGCTATGCAATGCATTCGAAGTTCGTGCAACAATAAAACTG AGTGAAAATAGTAGTGGTGGGATCATGATTCGTGGGTCTGATAAAAATATGACATTAGTCGAACTTAATATCACCACTAAAACAGTTTCACTGAAGCTCCTTAATGATACGTCACAAGAACTAATAGCTGAACAAGTTTAT GATCGTATGAATAGCCAATTTATTCACTATATATCAATTAAAGACACTGGGTATAAAGG AGGAATCACAGTTGAAATTGATGATAACAAAGTTATAAATCAAGATGGGCAAATAAGCACGACATCTGGAACTATAGGTGTTTTTGTTTCGTCTGGAAATGCTACATTCGGAGACCTCTCTGTCTCACCCATTACTACATAG
- a CDS encoding conserved hypothetical protein (encoded by transcript BEWA_037690A), which translates to MQRVFTLGICAMESKVESAPMQSILKLLEDTGDFKIIVFPEKIILNEPVSEWPIVECLIAFYSFKFPLEKAIEYVKLHRPVVLNDLEKQRVFRSRVDVYRELQACRIPHPNYVLVDHDAVKQGLHVFEEHYDYIVYDNVRINKPFIEKPVDADNHNNWIYYPRNAGGGCKKLFRKVQDRSSKYCADIHNVRRNGSYIYEEFMSTFGTDIKVYAVGCMFAHAEARKSPALDGKVSRYADGKEVRYPVILTSKEKTIAYRIVDHFGQTVCGFDILRTIDGPYVCDVNGWSFVKRNKKYHMDCSHIIRIMFLLKLEAKYNIILRNVIPARFVADETAEALRKTFADVAHRYKGNDTHEELCSVIVIMRHGDRKPKQKLKFVTENPKITSYFNNRQDEPQIKLKSPEEMSHIAEVNSSIIAELESKIGVLTNYSYKPGSLLKNNSFYSNPDVKKLLDELSNHKEFDKMLKLDDGFSGINRKVQLKVASLDETCVKQVLIVAKWGGELTSVGQSQAEDLGRRLRQSLYPTDSSGLIRLHSTYRHDFKIFSSDEGRCQITSAAFTKGILELEGELTPILVAMTIRNKKAHTLLNDNAQIEERTQCKNRLSTILKNWDNKERLEEILSQIEENGGQYYKSALEEIDFHMSDLERLYSHITDFICAIKREIKMWMTLYSVDEYASNVVGTLYSIHFRWKNLLDKFKRPDDPTFDFTKLADIVDNVRYDLIHHHFLLGHGLDVAFELYNIVQRLSSVISPSEYGVTPQEKLKIGVKIAWRLLEKIFHDVTFHKIYEDDVNRENDLHRNRDLLYATLVAPNTISKSKDIVRDKINSIIEGSCNTQNLTEYSKIELSGNNTPIISNINYEPTGAISSVAAASASAASVAATCLALSNVGINNSGFFKGSDKACCIGGIKPSEMFLCSSESRIEKLWNELEGEKTNAPCVINSSALWAHSNLERADSRSDITQGGAMAATDDGNLVRLEADEAAKLGIRSPYRIVRSRYYVTSASHLFAIFNFFKYAHYLDSGEADNTPSGVDDIKDLHYLSHIVLRVWRSEDKENNYVHRLEILVSSGAKDGFGQNYELLTKNAKSQKYKYKRHIQRFKINTTQCQLLCKRCRSSVNYSCLNDQILHTNDLIPHDSSKNNLKRSSSDGFLLKDCSTYSELSTKNDPLCDNTLEAESKYKSKEYLCEQCFRSAVLSNNSSVDFVNDISTAESAAEMLTPVTTRNLVGNSKNLRQGSNTLISRDNDGNIGTATNLEQFCVPPYCELSSLVVMDHDFELTKFENYLTKAFDKIMNMEISL; encoded by the exons ATGCAGCGAGTTTTCACCCTTGGCATTTGTGCCATGGAAAGCAAAGTGGAAAGCGCTCCTATGCAATCGATACTTAAACTACTAGAAGATACCGGAGATTTCAAAATTATCGTATTTCCAGAAAAG ATCATTCTAAATGAGCCCGTTTCCGAATGGCCGATCGTTGAATGCCTTATTGCCTTCTACTCCTTTAAATTTCCTCTGGAAAAG GCAATCGAGTATGTGAAACTTCACAGGCCAGTTGTTCTAAATGACCTAGAAAAACAAAGGGTATTCCGATCAAGAGTTGATGTGTATCGCGAATTACAG GCATGTAGAATACCTCATCCAAACTATGTGCTTGTTGATCATGATGCCGTCAAACAAGGGTTACATGTTTTTGAGGAGCATTATGATTATATTGTTTACGATAATGTGAGAATAAATAAGCCGTTTATTGAAAAACCTGTCGATGCGGATAATCATAACAATTGGATATATTATCCTAGAAATGCTGGTGGAGGTTGTAAAAAGCTATTCAGAAAGGTTCAGGACAGAAGCAGTAAATATTGTGCGGATATACACAATGTTAGACGCAATGGGTCATATATATATGAGGAGTTTATGTCTACATTTGGGACTGATATCAAAGTTTATGCTGTAGGGTGTATGTTTGCCCATGCTGAGGCCAGAAAATCGCCTGCACTTGATGGTAAAGTTAGTAGGTATGCGGATGGAAAGGAAGTCAGGTACCCTGTAATATTGACAAGTAAGGAAAAGACCATAGCTTATCGTATTGTTGATCACTTTGGGCAAACAGTTTGCGGTTTTGATATATTAAGAACCATAGATGGACCGTATGTATGTGATGTAAACGGATGGTCATTTGTTAAGCGTAACAAAAAATATCATATGGACTGTAGTCATATTATTCGCATCATGTTTCTATTGAAATTGGAAGCAAAATATAATATAATCCTAAGAAATGTAATACCTGCCAGATTTGTTGCCGATGAAACAGCTGAAGCACTGAGAAAAACATTCGCTGACGTAGCCCATAGATACAAGGGAAATGATACACATGAAGAATTGTGTTCTGTAATTGTTATTATGAGGCATGGTGATAGAAAACCCAAGCAAAAGCTAAAGTTTGTAAcagaaaatccaaaaattacctcatattttaataatcGCCAAGATGAACCACAGATTAAGCTTAAATCACCAGAAGAAATGAGCCACATTGCTGAAGTTAATTCAAGCATTATTGCTGAGCTAGAATCAAAAATTGGTGTATTAACTAACTACTCATATAAACCTGGAAGTTTACTAAAAAACAACTCTTTCTACTCAAATCCGGATGTTAAGAAGCTCTTAGATGAATTGTCCAATCACAAAgaatttgataaaatgcTAAAGCTTGATGACGGCTTCTCTGGTATTAATAGGAAAGTGCAACTGAAGGTTGCAAGCTTAGATGAAACGTGTGTAAAACAGGTTCTTATTGTTGCAAAGTGGGGAGGTGAATTGACATCTGTAGGCCAATCTCAGGCTGAAGATTTGGGAAGACGCTTGCGTCAAAGTTTATATCCCACTGATTCCAGCGGTCTCATTAGGTTGCACAGTACATATAGGCATGACTTCAAAATATTTAGTTCTGATGAGGGGAGATGTCAAATTACAAGCGCTGCATTTACAAAAGGCATATTGGAATTGGAAGGAGAACTGACACCTATATTAGTAGCAATGACAATTAGAAATAAAAAGGCACATACTCTTCTCAACGATAATGCCCAAATTGAGGAAAGGACGCAGTGCAAGAATAGACTCAGCACTATCCTGAAAAATTGGGATAACAAAGAGAGGCTGGAAGAAATACTATCCCAAATTGAAGAAAATGGAGGTCAATATTATAAATCTGCTCTAGAGGAGATTGATTTTCACATGTCAGACTTAGAAAGGCTCTATTCTCATATAACAGATTTTATATGTGCTATAAAGCGCGAAATTAAAATGTGGATGACCCTCTATTCTGTCGATGAATATGCCAGTAATGTAGTTGGAACATTGTATAGTATTCACTTTAGATGGAAAAATCTCCTAGATAAATTCAAAAGACCCGATGATCCTACCTTTGACTTCACAAAATTGGCTGATATTGTAGACAATGTTCGTTATGATCTAATCcatcatcattttttacTAGGGCACGGATTAGATGTTGCTTTTGAACTTTATAACATTGTTCAACGTCTATCATCTGTCATATCCCCTTCTGAATACGGAGTGACTCCCCAGGAAAAGCTAAAAATTGGTGTTAAAATTGCTTGGAGGCtattggaaaaaatatttCACGATGTTACATTTCACAAAAtttatgaagatgatgTAAATAGGGAAAATGATTTGCATCGTAATAGGGATTTGCTCTACGCTACATTAGTTGCGCCAAACACTATTTCTAAAAGCAAAGATATTGTCAGAGATAAAATTAACTCAATTATTGAAGGTAGTTGTAATACTCAAAACCTCACGGAATATAGCAAAATAGAGCTATCTGGAAATAATACCCCAATTATTTCAAACATTAATTATGAGCCTACTGGCGCAATATCTTCTGTTGCCGCAGCTTCTGCCAGTGCTGCATCAGTAGCTGCAACTTGCCTCGCATTATCAAACGTTGGAATAAATAATTCTGGATTTTTTAAGGGCAGCGATAAGGCATGCTGTATAGGTGGAATCAAACCAAGTGAAATGTTTTTGTGTTCATCAGAATCCAGAATTGAAAAGTTATGGAATGAGCTAGAAGGAGAAAAGACAAACGCTCCTTGTGTAATAAATTCGTCTGCATTGTGGGCCCATTCTAACTTGGAACGCGCTGATTCAAGAAGTGATATAACTCAAGGGGGTGCTATGGCTGCTACagatgatggaaatttGGTTCGTTTAGAAGCAGATGAAGCTGCAAAATTGGGAATTAGGTCCCCGTATCGTATAGTTAGATCGAGGTATTACGTGACTTCTGCATCTCACTTATTCGCGATATTCAACTTTTTTAAATATGCTCACTATTTGGATTCTGGTGAAGCTGATAATACCCCAAGTGGAGTTGATGACATAAAAGACCTGCACTATCTGTCACACATTGTTCTGAGGGTTTGGCGTAGTGAAGACAAAGAGAACAACTACGTGCATAGATTGGAGATTTTGGTAAGTTCTGGAGCGAAAGATGGCTTTGGTCAGAACTACGAACTGCTtacaaaaaatgcaaaatcacaaaaatataaatataaacgACACATACAGAGGTTTAAAATTAATACAACCCAGTGTCAATTACTTTGCAAGAGATGTCGTTCCTCAGTTAATTATAGTTGTTTAAACGATCAGATTTTGCACACGAATGATTTAATTCCTCATGACTCCAGTAAAAACAATCTCAAAAGAAGTTCATCTGATGGATTTCTCCTGAAGGATTGCTCCACCTATTCTGAATTATCCACAAAAAATGATCCGTTATGTGATAATACACTCGAAGCAGAATCAAAATATAAGTCCAAGGAGTATTTATGTGAGCAATGCTTTAGAAGTGCAGTTCTCTCTAATAACTCATCAGTTGATTTTGTAAATGATATTTCCACAGCTGAAAGCGCAGCGGAAATGCTAACCCCCGTGACTACTCGCAATCTAGTGGGCAACTCCAAAAATTTGCGTCAAGGAAGCAATACATTAATTAGTAGAGACAATGACGGGAACATTGGAACAGCTACGAACCTAGAACAGTTTTGTGTGCCACCATACTGCGAACTGAGCAGTTTGGTTGTTATGGATCATGACTTCGAGCTGActaaatttgaaaattatCTCACAAAGGCATTTGACAAAATCATGAATATGGAAATAAGTTTATGA
- a CDS encoding conserved hypothetical protein (encoded by transcript BEWA_037730A) produces the protein MARTCHTATLYNLRGRYFSNAPNLPFGEIYHPRQTKEKALQAQIVDKIPFDMVDAWLERNEIAVNTKLEYMPQQFAEARVKYASNPVDFVLSSLLRHCTQSISEGASPGVCNRKRRKTNNSRQSDFCDKTEKKRFIDGAVDKIAECFSELNGAECGIILKCFVKLGYKNPQLQARLIRKTVERGQIFTEYGLLSALNTIVDCLHDSSSLDDVDTPQRLFDSVSPAILKNLRKFSLKSLSILVNILSRSKFNVSRYLNEICNLILSENLSLKQGDDSNLTSEKKEWSENVVHFIANGFSRKNILNKKLFDFLEEHIKPSCHNYNVDTLVSLCNAYSKFGPANDSGYLELYCLLAKKIIARKNELTNRHICVVANAFSKVLVCHEHLLSVIDRILPIRVDSLDHRQASMIIHAFGRLKYKSDNHVLLWNKCTRMLEGHSWQSLTMIFQAYTKGEQLDDVTSRTFCQRFYQLFLSLDESKSSGTTKAENLQPITLLSLVYSLVKSRILFHTELLLMIANECIKCLNIYKGDEIANLTYAFSKIYSKYNATCDKSGNSDSQLVEISHKILLNICKILDDPRADIPTFSVVKIAKAFGDSSFIPAVSSIINLVRRNILLLETFSYSHITILINSLSTLGAHDADLLTILQSIKHRKGTKTKIKNTPEI, from the exons ATGGCAAGAACATGCCATACAGCTACATTATACAATTTACGGGGTAGATATTTCTCAAATGCGCCAAACTTACCCTTTGGTGAGATCTATCATCCCAGACAAACTAAGGAGAAGGCTCTCCAGGCCCAG ATAGTTGATAAAATCCCCTTTGATATGGTGGATGCATGGCTTGAACGCAACGAAATTGCAGTAAATACAAAGTTAGAATATATGCCTCAACAATTCGCTGAAGCCAGGGTAAAGTATGCCTCAAACCCAGTAGACTTTGTTTTATCATCACTATTACGTCACTGCACTCAATCTATATCGGAAGGTGCTAGTCCAGGGGTCTGTAATAGAAAGAGAAGAAAGACTAACAACTCTAGACAATCGgatttttgcgataaaactgagaagaaaaggtttATTGACGGTGCTGTGGATAAAATAGCTGAATGTTTTAGTGAACTTAACGGTGCAGAATGTGGAATTATATTGAAATGTTTTGTAAAACTTGGATATAAAAATCCACAATTACAAGCACGTTTAATACGTAAGACCGTTGAAAGAGGTCAAATATTCACTGAGTACGGTCTTTTATCTGCACTTAACACTATTGTTGATTGCTTGCATGATAGTTCAAGTTTAGATGATGTTGATACTCCGCAGAGACTCTTCGATTCAGTGAGCCCGgcaattttgaaaaatttacGAAAATTTAGCCTAAAATCCCTCTCCATTTTGGTAAACATATTATCAAGGTCAAAGTTTAATGTAAGCAGGTACCTTAATGAGATTTGTAATCTCATCCTCTCAGAAAATTTATCACTTAAACAGGGAGATGATAGTAATTTAACCTCTGAGAAAAAGGAATGGAGCGAAAATGTAGTACACTTCATAGCGAATGGATTTTCCAGAAAAAATATCCTAAACAAGAAACTGTTTGATTTTTTAGAGGAGCATATAAAACCTTCTTGCCATAATTACAATGTTGACACATTAGTATCGTTATGTAATGCATACTCCAAATTCGGTCCCGCAAATGATTCCGGATATCTAGAATTATATTGTCTTTTAGCTAAAAAGATTATAGCAAGGAAAAATGAATTGACCAATCGTCACATCTGTGTTGTAGCAAATGCATTTTCCAAGGTGCTTGTATGTCATGAGCATCTATTATCGGTGATAGATAGAATACTTCCTATTAGAGTGGATTCTTTGGATCATCGTCAGGCTTCAATGATCATACATGCATTTGGAAGGCTTAAATACAAGTCAGATAACCATGTACTTTTGTGGAATAAGTGTACCAGG ATGCTCGAAGGTCATTCCTGGCAAAGTCTAACTATGATTTTTCAAGCATATACAAAAGGTGAACAACTGGATGATGTAACTTCTAGAACTTTTTGCCAGCGTTTTTATCAGCTATTTTTGTCGTTGGATGAGAGCAAAAGTTCTGGGACAACTAAGGCTGAAAACCTCCAACCTATAACGCTTTTGTCATTGGTTTATTCTCTTGTCAAATCAAGAATTCTGTTTCATACCGAGCTACTACTAATGATCGCAAAC GAATGtataaaatgtttaaatatttacaaagGCGATGAAATCGCTAACTTAACCTATGcgttttccaaaatttatTCAAAATATAATGCTACTTGTGACAAAAGTGGTAATTCAGACAG TCAACTTGTCGAGATATCCCATAAGATTTTACTGAATATATGCAAGATATTGGATGATCCTAGGGCTGATATTCCAACATTTTCG GTGGTAAAAATAGCGAAAGCGTTTGGGGACTCCTCCTTCATACCTGCCGTCTCATCTATTATAAATCTTGTTAGGAGGAACATAttattactggaaacaTTCTCATATTCACACATAACAATTTTG ATAAATTCTCTCTCAACATTGGGTGCCCATGATGCTGATTTGTTAACTATTTTGCAGTCGATCAAGCATAGAAAAGGTACCAAAAcgaaaataaaaaatactCCTGAGATATAA
- a CDS encoding hypothetical protein (encoded by transcript BEWA_037660A), whose translation MNMGDLGEDAELLPNKKNKFNGKHKNKTFVNFDFNDDECVLQESNDLQNKINQFGIKLFYSDITPKVYMSLFSANVLILIASVLLDDKNVVSIFIEILITLIFALEIYINYILHGPKYYTSFEGCLDTAMVSLCLAFIIVDGDIKYLLGYRNYASDRFSDFLEITICVSRLIIQTFRLIRFFARHRRAKVCINTM comes from the exons ATGAATATGGGCGATCTGGGTGAGGATGCTGAACTTTTGCCaaataaaaagaataaatTTAATGGAAAACACAAAAATAAAACCTTTGTCAACTTTGATTTCAATGACGACGAATGTGTATTGCAAGAATCAAATgatttacaaaataaaatCAATCAATTTGGTATAAAACTCTTTTATTCCGACATAACACCAAAGGTGTATATGTCTTTGTTTTCTGCAAATGTTTTAATCTTAATCGCCAGTGTTCTTCTGGACGACAAAAATGTCGTATCGATATTTATAGAAATTTTGATCACATTGATCTTCGCTTTGGAAATTTATATTaattatattcttcat GGTCCAAAGTACTACACTTCTTTCGAGGGATGCCTCGATACAGCCATGGTGTCGCTCTGTTTAGCGTTCATCATTGTTGACGGAGACATTAAATACCTATTGGGGTACAGAAATTATGCTAGTGATAGATTTTCGGACTTCTTGGAGATCACGATATGCGTATCTAGACTGATCATACAAACATTTCGCCTAATACGTTTCTTTGCTAGACACAGACGTGCAAAGGTATGTATAAATACTATGTGA